TCGACCGCCAGGCCGCCCACGCGGCTGGCCAGCTCGGCGATGCACCAGCCGAGCGTCTGGCCCTGCCACTGGATGGTACAGTCGGGCCGCCACAACTGAAAGAGCCGCCAGCCGTCCACGGCGTGCAGCCGCAGCAGGTTGACCCCCTCGGCGGCGACGCGGCTCTGCTCCCACAGGAAAAAGGGCCGGCTCTCCACGCGCTCTTCGCCAGCGGCGGTGCGCAGGCCCAGCTCTACCGATACCCGGGCCAGGGGGCGCAGAGCGGGAGGCGTGTCGTAGCGGCCGGCGCGGTTGTCCAGCTCGATGTGCGTGTCGCCGCTGGTCGGGCTCTCGCGCAGGCGCAGCCGCAGGATGTCCGCCTGCGGCACGGTCAGCTCGGCGTCTGGCTTGCCTTCGTACCACAGGTCGAGGCGCAGGGCCTCGTTCAGCGCGTGCAGGTGGATAGCCGTGCCGGTCTGGGTGATGGCCAGGCGCCGCTCGTGAGCGGCAGGGGTAAAGGCCAGAGGGATCTTGAACGACCAGTGCTCGAAATCCCGCGAGAAGAGGGCGGTGGGCGTGGTCCACGAGCTCTGACCGCTGGACAGGCAGTCCCAGTAGGTCAGCCAGTAGAGCGAGCCGAGGGCACCGGAGGCCTGGAACAGGCAGGGCGCCCTGGCCGTCGAGCCGACCGCGGGCAGGCCCGGCGGTACGATGCCCTGGTAGTGGCTCAGCGTGGCCGTGGCCCGATCCCAGCGCGCGGTGACGATGCGCCCGTCACCGTTGGAGGCGCGGTCCAGGCTGGCCGCCACGAGGTAGCGGCTCAGCGATGCACTCCAGATGACAGAGAGCCCGTAGCAGTTCTCGTACTCGCCGCCGGTCTCCATCAGCGAGTGCACCGTCGTCCAGGAGCCCCACGTTCCACCCGCACAGTAGCCCACGCAGATGTAGCGGTATCCGCTTCGTTGGAGGGTGTACCACAGGTCGTCCTTTCCGCCAGAGGCGAGGTGATAGCGGCAGCCGGGCGCGCCGCCAGGAACGGCCCGCACTGTCGACGGGGCGGACCACGTTTGCCCGCCATCGGTCGAGGTGCGCTCGAGCAGCTCTGTGCCGTCCGGCTTGACGTAAGCCAGGCGCAGCGTGCCGGAATGGTTGGAGAGGCACAGGTCGCCGTTGGGCCGGGCGAGGGCCCCGCCAGCGGCCACGAGCACGGTGTAGGCGGCCGGGTAGAGCCCCCAGCCGACGGCCGGGTCGCCGGTGGGATCCAGCGACGTTGGCGCGGTGACCTGGCGCAGGCGGATGCAGCCGCTCGTGTCGAGCGCGGCGATGAGGATGCTCCCGGACGCAACGGCGCACTCGCTGCACTGCACGTCGGCGGGGCCGGCCGTGCCGATGACCGAAAAGCGGGGTTGTTTGTCGCGCACCACCAGACGCAGGCGTGGCGACTGGGTGCTCAAACGCTGGGCGGCCAAGTGGGTGGCGGTGAGGGTGCGCATCAGCGGGCCTCCGGGTGGGGCGTCGGGCTAGACAAAGCGGACATCGCGTATGGCCCCTCTGGAGGAATAGGTCAGCTCGCGCAGGACGACATTGCGCAGGCGGTATTGCATCAGCTCGAGCACCAGGGGCGCGCGGCAGCGCAGGGTGAGGACGCCGTCTTCGAAAGAGTCGGCGTGCGTCTGCTCGACCGTTGCGCGGTACACTCCGGGCAAAAGCTGCGCTTTGAGCTCCTCCTGCGTATTGAGCCACCATTGCTTGTGTAGGGGTAATTCATCGGTCTTGTTCGGGAGAGCCGGCGCACCAGCAGCGGACGCGGGGACACCAGGGGGTGAGTCGTCGGGCGCCAGTGCGGTGGCAGGGGTGGGTGCCGGTGCATCGCCCTCGGGAGTGGGCAGGGTGAGCTGGTAGGCGCGCTGGTAGTCCGCGGCGGAGATGCCGTAGCGTTCCAGCCAGCGCTGGTGGTCGCGCTGCAGGGCGAGGGAGAGGGTAGCCACCTGTTCAGGGCGCAGCAGGGGCAGCTCGCGCGCCACGCGAAAGACATAACGCGTGCGCGGGCCCGGGTCACCCGGTCCGGTGGCGATGAGGTGCTCGGCGCGCAGGCGGGCCAGAGGGCCGGGCCGGTTGGCCTGGCCTTTGCGTCCTTTGACGCGGCCGCGCGACTGGTCGCTGTTGGTCAGCATGCGGGCCAGGTGCGAGAGGGAGGGGAAAGCGGTATCCTTGTTGCCGTAGCAGAAAGAGACCAGCAGCTCCCACAGCGAAAAGGCGGCGTTGCCCAGGTAGGGCCGCCAGAAGTAGTGGGCATAGTTGTGGACTACTGTAAAGCCGGTCCTGGCGGGATCGCGCTCGGCGCCCATCTCGCGCCAGGGGCTCTCTCTGGCCAGCAGGCCGTTGTCGGTGGCGGCCATACTAACGGCCGCCGCGCAGGAGGAAGCGGTGCACCTCGTCGGTCATTGACGGGTACGCTTTGAGCACCCCGCGCAGGAACTTGCGCCCCGGGTTGCGCCGCCCCAGATAGACCATACCCAGCATGGCGCCGCTCACCCCCAGCCGCCGCGCCATATCGTCGATGGTCAGCCCTTCGTTGCGTTGCTGCCCGCGCAGCAGACGTATCAGCCGCTCCAGACTCGTGTGCTCGCCAGTCACCGTTTCCTCTCCCCAGTCGATGTTGTGCCCGCGCCCACGCTCTGACGGCAGTTTAGCACATCTGTTCTAATCAGTCAAGCGGGAGGGGGTCAAATTGGCCATTTGGAGGCACGAATTCTTCACATTTGTGCTATAATGGTGGCGGGCGTGGAGTGGGCGGGGAGGGCGGTTCTCGAACCGCCCCTACGGGCACAGACGTGGTGGTGGGCGGTTCTCGAACCGCCCCTACGGGCACAGACGTGGTGGTGGGCGGTTCTCGAACCGCCCCTACGGGCACGGACGTGGTGGGGGGCGGTTGCCGAACCGCCTCTACGGGTGGCGTTGTAGTTGTGGCGACGCGAGGGAGTTGATGAGATGAGACTTCCAAAGTCTCCCCGACTTGGGAAGTCTAGTGGGTGGTGGTGGTCGGCGGGCCGGGCCGGGCGGAAGCGTGAAAGGACCTGAATGCTGCTCCACGAGTCCCCTTACATCGCTTCTCTGGTAATCACCGCGGCGCTGGCGCTGGCGGCGGCACTGTACTTCTCCCGCCGCGCGCCGCGCGGCGTCGTCCCCTTCGTAGCCCTGATGGCAGGGGTGGCCTGCTGGGCTTCTTTCTATGCCCTGGAGCTGTCCACCCCTGACCTGGCCACCAAGCTCTTCTGGTTCGGGCTCAAGTACGTGGGCATCGTGACTTTGCCGCCGGCCTATGTCCAGTACGCGCTGCGCTACACGGACCAGGAGGGCCTGCTCCGCGGCCGTGCCAAGGTGCTGCTGGCGGTAGAGCCGCTCTTTTTCCTGCTGGCCCTGTGGACCAATGGCGCGCATCACTGGGTGTGGACCGGGGCTAGAGTCGTATTGGCCGACGGGGCCAACGGGGTTCTGGTACTGGATCATGGCTGGGCCTTTTGGTTGAATATGGTCTATTCCAACGGCCTGAGCCTGGTTGGGCAGCTCGTGCTGGCCGGCAGCCTGATCCACGCCTCACCGTTGCACCGCCGGCAAACTGCGGTATTGATGCTGGCCTGCTCTCTGCCGCTGCTGACGAGCGTGGCTTCCGTGGTGCAGGCTGCTCCCCTGGGCCTGCCGAGCCTCGTGCCGCCGGCCGCGCTCCTGGCCGGATTGGTGATGGGTTACGGCCTGCTGCGCTTTGATCTGCCGGATGTGCTGCCGGTGGCGCGCGAGGTCACGCTGGAGCACGTGGCTGAGGGCGTGGTGGTGGTGAGCCGCGGGGGCCGGGTGGTGGATGCCAACGCGGCTGCCCTGGCGCTGGCCGGCTTGACCCGCGGCCAGGCCGTGGGTCGGCCGGCAGCCGAGGTGCTGAGCTTTGTACCGGCCGCGCTGGAGCGAGCTGGCGGCCTCGATGCGTGGCAGGGGCTGGAGGAGTGGACCCAGGCGGGGCAGGTGCGGCAGTTGGACCTGTTTGTGTCGCTCTTGCGCGGCAGGCGTGGTCAGGAGTCGGGCCATGTCGCGGTGATCCGCGACATTACGGAGCGACTTGCCGTCGAGAACGAGCTGCTGGCCCGCTCCAACGAGCTGGCCGAGCTGTATGATACCAGTCTGGCCATTGCCTCCGAGCTGGACCTGCAAAAGCTGCTGCCGGTCATCGTCGAACGGGCCAACCGGCTGCTGACGGCTATGGGAACGGGGCTCTACCTCTATGATGCCGAGAAAGACAACCTATTCTATGAGGTAGGCACGGGCCTATCCGAGCAGTTCGTTGGCAGCAGCCTGGGGCGGGGCGAGGGGCTCAGCGGACGGGTGCTGGAAACGGAGCTGCCGCTGGCGGTGGAGGACTATCACCACTGGCCTGGCCGCTCGTTGCAGTTCGAGGCTCAGGCCGTGGGCAGTGTGCTGGGGGTGCCGGTGCGCTGGCAGGGCCGCGTTCTGGGCGTGATCGAGGTGCAGCGCGAGGCGGGCCGGCCCTTTACCAGCGAAGAGCGGCGCCTGATGGACCTGTTCGCCATCCAGGCCGCCAGCGCTCTGGGCAATGCCCGGCTCTACCAGGCCGCCCAGCGCGAGCTGCAGGAGCGGCGGCTGGCCGAGTCGGCCCTGCGCGCCTCCGAAGCGCGCTACCGGGCCACGGTGCAGGACCAGACCGAGCAGATCTACCGGATGAAGCCCGACCTGACCATCACCTTTGCCAACGACGCGGCCTGCCGCTTTCAGGGCGTACTGCCGCAGCAGGTGGTCGGGCGCAGCGTTCTGGAAGATGTCCTGCCCGAGGACCAGGCGGGGGTGCGGCAGATCCTGGGCATGATCAGCCCCGAGCAGCCGGTGCTCGTATCGGAGAACCGCAACGTGGGCGCGGACCAACAGCAGCACTGGTTCCAGTGGACCAATCGCGGCATCTTTGACGAGTCGGGCCGGCTGGTCGAGCTGCTCTCGGTGGGCCGCAACATCGATGAGCGCAAGAGCGCCGAAGCGGACCGGGAGCGCCTGGAGGAGCAACTGCGCCTGGCGCAGCGCACTGAGGCGGTGGGCATCCTGGCCGGCGGTGTGGCTCACGAGTTCAACAACCTGCTCACGGTCATCCGGGGCAACGTGGAGCTGCTGCAGGCCGACCTGGCGGAGCAGCCGGCGATGCAGGCTCCGCTGGAGGCCATTGCGCGCACCGCGCAGCGGGCCACCGCGCTGACCCGGCAACTGCTGGCCCTCAGCCGCCGGCAGGTGCTGCAGCGTGTGCCCACCGACCTCAACGACCTGGTGACGAGCTTTGCACCATTGCTGCGTCATGCGGTGGGCCAGCTCATTCAGGTGCACGTTCAGACTGAGCCAAACCTGGGCCGGGTGCTGGCCGATCCGGGTGCGATGGAACAGGTGCTGATGAACCTGGCCATCAACGCGCGCGATGCCATGCCCGAAGGAGGGCTGCTGGTGGTGTCCACGCGGCCGGTGGATGCCGACCCGGCCTTTTGCGCCGCCCACCCCGCCGTGGCGCCGGGCCATTATGCCTGCCTGACCGTGTCGGATACGGGGAGCGGGATGGACGATGCCACCCGGCGTCACCTGTTCGAGCCCTTTTACACGACCAAAGAGGTGGGCAAGGGCACCGGTCTGGGGCTCTCGGTGGTGTACGGCATTGTGCGGCAGCACGAGGGGTTCATCGAAGTGCACAGCGAGCCGGGCAAGGGCACGGTGATTGACATCTATCTGCCGCTGGGAGGGCAGCAGCAATGACCCTGTGGGAGAAGACGCTGCGCGTCATTGGTGTAAGCGTGCTGCTGCTGGTGTCGGTGCTGTATCTGCTGCAGCGGGCCGTGCTGCGGCGCGATTTCAGCCGGCTCGAGCGCGAGAACCTGGAGGAACGCCTGCAGACAGCGCGCTATGTGGTGGACCTGGAGCTGGAGCACCTGCAACTGCTTTCTGGCGACTGGGCCCTCTGGGACGATATGTACGCATTCGCCGCCGACGGCAATGCCGAGTTCCTGGCCGCGAACCTGCCCGACCGGTCACTCGAGGTCGCCGGCCTCAACCTGATGGTGATTGTCGATGCGGCGGGGCGGGTGCTCTATGCCCGCGGTTTCGATCCGCTGCACGGCGGGATGTTCGACCTGCCAGAAGTGGATGTGGCCGGCTCTGGCCCGCTGGCGCCGCTGCTGGGGCCGGCGGACGAGGGCGGCCGCAGCGGTCTGGTGATGCTACAATCCGGCGCCATGCTGGCCGCCAGCCGCTCGATCCTGACCAGCCTGGGCCAGGGGCCGGCGCGGGGGACGGTCGTCGTGGGGCGCCTGCTCGAGGAGCGGGCGCGCGAGGGGCTGAGCGAAATTGCCCGGCTGCCCTTGAGGCTGCGCAACGCCAGCGACGAGAGCCTGACCGCCGATGAGAGGGCCAGGCTGGCAGCACTGGCGCCGGGACAGTCCACGTGGATTGAATCGCGCTCGGGCAGCATCTATGCCGGGCATCTGTTGCTGCGCGATATGGCCGGCCAGCCGGCGGTGGTGGTGACGCTGGAGCCATCGACCGATGCGTACAACTATGGCCAGGTGACTTTTTATGCGCTGGGCACCATGCTGGTTGTGGGCGCGCTGGGCCTGTTCTTGGCGGTCCTGCTGGGCATTGAGGTGACGGTGCTCTCGCGCATCAATGCGCTGCGCCGGCAGGTGGCGGTGGTGAGCAGCTCGGCCGACCCGACGTTGCGGGTCAAGCTGGACGGCCGCGATGAGGTGGCCGACCTGGCTCAGAGCATCAACGTCTTGCTGGCCGGGTTGGAGGAGGCGCACCGCTCGTTCGCCGCCCAGCAGCAGGAGCTGCGCGAGTCGGAGCGGCGCTACCGCACCATCTTTGAGACAGCCGGCACGGCCAACGTCATTCTCGACGAGGATGGAACCGTGCTGCTGGTGAATCCCGAGTTTGAGCGCCTCTATGGCTACAGCAGGGAAGAGTTGGAAGGCAAACGCAAATGGTCCGAGTTCGTCCAACCGTCGGACGTGCAGCGGATGAGGGAATACCAGCTGCGGCGGCTGCGGGAGCCCTCTGCGGCGCCGCGGTCCTACGAGTACAAGGGCTATGACCGGCAGGGCAACTTGAGAGATGTCCTGCTGACAGCAGCGGTCATTCCCGGCACGCGGCGCACTCTGGCCAACCTGCTGGACATTACCGAACGCAAGCGCATCGAGGAGGAGCTGCGGCGGCTCAAGGATTTCAACGAAGGCATTGTCGAAGGGATGGCCGAAGGTTTGGTGCTGGAGGACAGCGAAGGTAGAATTACGTTTGTCAACCGCGCCCTGGAAACGATGCTGGGCTATCAGCGGGCCGAGCTCATCGGCTGGAGCTGGACGCAACTGGTGGCTCCGGACCACATCGAGTCGATCCGCGCCAGGATGGCCGGCCGCAGGGAGGGCGCGAGCGAGGTCTACGAGTCGTACTTCCTGGACAAGGCCGGCCGGCAGGTGCCGGTGCTGATCAGCGCGCGGGCGCTGATGGAGGGGGGGCGCTACCACGGTTCGCTGTCGGCCATCACCGATATGCGCGAGCGGGAGCAGCTCGAGGAGCAGCTCAGGCAGGCGCAAAAGCTCGAGATGCTGGGCGTAATTGCCGGCGGCGTGGCGCACAGCTTTAACAACCTGCTCACGGTGATTCGCGGCAACGCGCAGCTCGTTCTGGCCGAAGAGGGACTGACCGAGCAGCTCCGCCACGACCTGGAGGTGATCGACGGGGCGGCTCAGCGGGGGGCGCTGCTCACGCAGCAGTTGCTGACCTTTAGCCGGCGGCGTGTGCTGCAGCCGGTGGCGACGGACCTCAACCGGCTCGTGCGCGATTTCGTGCAGCTCATCGGGCCGGTGCTGGGCGGCGACATCACCGTGCAGACCGGGCTGGCCACAGCAGCGCTGCCGGTGCTGGCCGATGCCAGTGCGGTGGAGCAGGTGCTGATGAACCTCTCGGTCAATGCGCGCGACGCGATGCCCGACGGCGGCACCTTGACCTTTGAGACGGCCGCCGTGAGCCTGCCCGCAGGGGCAGCAGAGTGCCGGCCGGCAGTGCCGCCGGGGGACTATGTGCGGGTGAGTGTCACCGATACGGGCCAGGGAATGGGTCCGGACGTGATCGCCCACCTGTTTGAGCCGTTCTACAGCACCAAAGAGGTAGGCCGGGGCACGGGGCTGGGCCTGTCCGTGGCCTATGGCATTGTGCAGCAGCACCAGGGCTGCATCGAGGTGCAGAGTGCGCCGGGGCAGGGCGCCCGGTTCGACATCTACTTTCCCGCACGCGCTGCCGACCAGCCGCGCAAGCAGGAAGGGTAAGGGACCGCCGCGCGCCCCTCGCGGGCGGTAACGGGCCAGGGGCTGAAACGCGTCCTGAGCCAAGTCGCGGAGGAGATGAAATGGATCCCACCAGGCGAATTCTCATCGTGGACCACGAGCCCAAGTCGACCCTGGATATGGAGCGGGCCCTGACCTCGGCCGGGCACGAGGTGACCCTGACCGAGTCGGGCAAGGACGGCCTGCGCCTCGCGCGCGAGACCGTGCCCCACCTGATCCTGGTCGACGTAGCGCTGACCGACATCAGCGGCATTGACCTGGTCAAGCTGGTGCGCCACGAAGAGTCGCTCGAGCGCAGCTATGTGGTGCTGCTGGTGCGCGAAGAGGTGCCGGCGGCCATTCAGGCGCGCGCTCTGGAGAGCGGCGCCGACGCGGTGGTCCAGAGAACCTTCCTCACCCGCGATTTTGTCTCGCGCATCGAGGCCCTGCTGCGCCGGCAGAGGACGCAGGACGACCTGTGGTATGCCGTGCGCGACCTGCGCAAGACCTTTGACGCCATCTCCGACGCGGTGTACCTGGTAGACCTCGACCACCGCATTATCGAGTGCAACCAGGCGCTGGTGGAGATGCTGGGTGTGCCGCGCGGCGAGATCATTGGCGCCAGATGCTACGAGCTGATGCACCGCAGCAGCAAACCCATCCTGGCCTGCCTCGGCGAAAGGGTCACCTACACCCACCGCCGCGAGACCTGGGAGGCACCGGGGCTGGACGGCCGGTGGCAGCAGGTGGACGTGGACCCCCTGGTCGATGACAACAACAAGGTCGTTGGCAGCGTGCACGTGCTGCGCGATATCACCGACCGGCGGCGCATTGACGAGGCTCTGCGCGCCGCGCAGGAAGACCTCAAGAAGCGCAACGAAGTCGAAGACGGCTTGAAGCGCCGCCAGAGCGAGCTCGAGCAGCAACTGGCGATGGGCCGCACGGCGCTGGCCCAGGCTCATCAGCACAGCGAGGACGTGCTGGCGGCGGCGCAGGAGCAGGTGCGACTGGCGCAGAACGAAGTGGCCGAGCAGCGCCGCCAGAAGATGGCCGGGCTGCGGCGCTTTGCCGCCGGAGTGGCCAAAGAGTTCGAAAAGCGCCTGGCCGAGGTGCTGGGCGGCATCGAGATCACCCTGGGGCGGCTGCAGCCGACGCAGACATTCTACAACGAGCTGCTGGCGGTCAAGCAGGGGCTGGAAGGCGCGCTGTACCTGGTGCGGCAGTTGCGGGCTTTTGCCGCGGTCGAGCTGCTCGAGCCGCAGATCTTTTACGTGAATGAGGCCCTGCGGGCGATGGAACCGCGCCTGCAGCGGCTGCTGGGCAAGCGCATCGGGCCAGAACTCGAGCTGGCGCCCGGCCTGAGGCCGGTGCTGGCCGACCCGCTGGGCTTTGAGGAGATTGTGCTGAACCTGGCCACCCACGTGCGCGCCAGCACGCCGGCCGTCGGTACGCTGCGGCTGATCACCTCTGCGGCCACGCTGAGCGAGGCCGACTGCGCCGCCCATCCCGACGCCAGGGCGGGCGAGTACGTGCTCTTGAGCGTGTCCCAGGTGAGCGACGAGCCGGCCCTGCCGGCCCTGGCCTACCTCTTTGAACCCCTGCCGGCCACGACGGGCAATCAGGGCAATATGGCCCTCACCGCGGCGGAGGGTATGGTGCACCAGCTCGGCGGATTCCTGCTGGTGGCCCAGGGCGGCACGCGCTGGGACGTGTACCTGCCGGCGCAGATGGATCAGCCGCCCGAAACGGCGCCGGAGCCGGCCGCTGCCCCCGCACCGGTCGAGGCGACCCCCGAGGCAGGCGAGCCCAACTGGCCGGCCGCGATGGCTGAGGCGGCCGCCGCATCGCCACGAAATGAGCCCGCCGCCGAGGTGCCACGAAGCGATAGTACTGCCGAACCGTCGCCGGCCGCTGCGCCTGCGCCGGAGGCGGAGCCAGCCGCAGACGCCGCGGCGAGCAAAGCCACGGTGAGGGAAGCGGGACCGGCAGTTGGTTCGGCGGAGATGATCGGCGCTGCGCCAGGCGGCGAGCCAGCGCCGGCGCAGACGGTCGAACCAGAGCCGCTGCCGGAGACGGCCGGGGTGGCTGCAGCAGAGCCAGCCCCTGAGGTCCCTGCGCCCACCACCGAGTCCGCGGCCACGGCGAGCGCTGAGAACGAACACGAGCTGCCGGCGTTCCTCTCGGAGGAAGATGTGCCGTCTCCGCTGGAGACAGAGCCGCCGGGCGGCATTGGTGCCCGGCTGAGGGCCAGGCTGCGCCGCAAGGCGGCCCCGCAGCAGGACGCGGCTGCTGAAGAACCTGCAGCGCCCAGGAACTAGGCGATGAGATACTCACCCAAGCTGGCTGAAGCCTGGGAGCATTTTGACCGGGGCGACTATTCTGGCGCCGTGGCCGAGGCCCGTATCAAGTGGCGGGCACTCTATCCGGACGACGGCGCCTCGGAGGGGTGGCTTCTGCTGGGTCTGGCTCTCGATGCCATCGAGTGGTACGATGAGGCCGTGGAGTGCCTGACCGTGCTGTGCAAGGGCAGCGAGCTCGCTGACAACTGGTGTCATCTGGCTGTGGCCACGCTGCACGCCGGCAAGCGCAAGCTGAGCGAAGAGGCATTTGAGCAGGTGCGATTGTGCCACCAGGTGTCGCGCTATGCACAGCGGCCGGGGCTCTTCTGGCACCTGTTTGCCTATGCCCACGCCCTGCTCGAGGCGGGCGACCTTCCGGGCACGCGCGCCCTGCTGGATGAAATTGGCGACGGAATGCGCCGCCTGCCGAACGTCGAGCCGGCACTGCTGGTGGCACGGGGCATGCCCACGTTCCCCGGCTTGTTGGAGCTAGCGGTGCGCCATTTTCGTGCTGCCTGCACGCCGGATGCGGGTACGGCCTGGCTGCAGGCCCTGGGCGAGGGAGTGGATGCCGAGAGCGGGCGGCAGGTGGCCCGCGCGATGAAGGAGCTGCGTGACACAGACGGATGTCAGGCGTAGCGGAGGCGCGCGCCTCTGGACCCGCGACTATGCGCTGGTGCTGGGCTCGACGCTGCTGGTGTGGGCAAGCTATTATGGGCTGATGGTGGTCATGCCGCTCTATGCTACAAAGGTGCTGGGCGGCAACAGGGCGCAGGTGGGGCTGCTCTCGAGCATTCTGGCTCTGTCCTCTGTTCCGGCGCGGCTGGCCGGCGGCTGGGCCTGCGACCGCTGGGGACGGCGGCCGGTGCAGCTCGCCTTTCTGGCGTTGTTCGTGCTGGCGGCGTTCAGCTATCCTCTGGCCGCCACTTTTCCCCTGCTGCTCCTGCTGCGCTTTTTGCACGGCGTTCCCTTTGGCGGGGGCACCACGGCGTGTATGACCGTTGGCTCGGACCTGGTGCCGGCCGAAAGGCGGGGCGAAGGGATGGGCTATTATGCCGCCTCGCAGGTTATGGCCTATGCCGTGGGTCCGCCCCTGGCCTTTTTCGTGCTGGCCCGCAGCGGCTTTGACGGGTTCTTTACCGTGGCCGGGCTGCTGGCAGCGGGGTCGCTGCTGCTGGGCTGGCTCATCCACCATCCCCGCGTGAGCGACCCGACGGCGCGTTTTCGGCTCTCGGCGGTGCTCGAAAAGCGCGTGCTGTGGATGTCGCTGATGGGGCTGTTCATCGCGCTGGGCTACAGCGGACTGGTCACTTTTGCCACCCTTTATGCCGGGCAGGTAGGGGTGTCCAATGCGGGGCCGTTCTTCACCCTTTACGCGCTGAGCGTGCTGGCGGTGCGCCCGCTGGTCGGCAAGCTCTTTGACCGGCACGGGCCGAGCCTGCCGGTGCTGGCCGGGCTGGCGGGGATGATGGCCGGGTTTGTACTGTTGACCTGCTGGCGCAGTCCGCTGGGTTTTCACCTGTCGGCCGTGCTGTACGGGCTGGCCTACGGCGCCTGCTTTCCTTCGATCCAGGCCATGGCCGTGGGGGTGGTAGAGCCGGAGCGGCGCGGAGCGGCCGGTGCCACGCTCTTTGCCATTTTTGACGTGGGCATGACCATTGGGCCTTATGCCAATGGCCTGCTGGCCGACACGCGCGGAGGGTATCCGCTGGTGTTTCTGACCGGCGCGGCAGTGCTGGTGGTGGCGGTGCTGCTGTATCTCACGCGCGTGCGGGCCGAGTACGAGGCGCAGCGGAGATAAGGAGGGTCCAGCGGCAGGGATCGGGCGTCGCCAGCCGGCGCGTCCCGCTGCGGCCAGATTGCTCTGCGCGAAGCGCAAGGGCGAGAGCGCCCTTGATGTGAGGTGTTCCAGTGTTGTCTCCTCGGTATGCTGCGGTGCTGGTCCTCTCTCTGGCGCTGCTGGTGATGCCGTCTCCCCGGGCTAACACCGCTGTTGCGGCCACAGTCAGCGACGTGTTGACGCCGCTCGGCCAGGTCGGCGGGCCGGTGAGCGCGGTAGCCGTGCAAGGCGACGCGGCCTCCGGCGCGTTGTATGCCTACTTGGGCGTGGGGCCGCGGCTGGTGGTGCTGGACGTATCCGACCCCACCAACTCCGTCGAACTCGGCAGCACTGCACCCTTTCCCTCCTTCGTCGAAGACATCGCCGTCCACGGCACGTTGGCCTACCTCGTTGCGGGCGACGCTGGGCTGCGCATCATCGATGTCTCCAACCCGGCGCTGCCACGGGAGGTGGGCGCCTGGGATTCCCCCGGCTACGCCGAGGGCGTGGCCATCTCTGGTACCCTGATCTGCCTGGCGGATGGACCGAACGGCCTGCAGGTGCTGGATGTCTCTGACCCTTCGGCCCCCCTGCGACTGAACAGCGCGTTCGAAACTCATTTTGCGTTTGACGTGCTGTGGCACGACGGACTGGCCTATGTCGCGGCGGGCGGCTCGGGGCTGCTGGTGGTGGACCTGCGCAACCCGACGCTGCCGGTGGAGGTCGGCCAGGTCGATACCCCGGGCAATGCCTACGGGGTAGCAGGCGACCCGGAGTGGAA
The window above is part of the Chloroflexi bacterium ADurb.Bin180 genome. Proteins encoded here:
- a CDS encoding putative transporter, whose amino-acid sequence is MTQTDVRRSGGARLWTRDYALVLGSTLLVWASYYGLMVVMPLYATKVLGGNRAQVGLLSSILALSSVPARLAGGWACDRWGRRPVQLAFLALFVLAAFSYPLAATFPLLLLLRFLHGVPFGGGTTACMTVGSDLVPAERRGEGMGYYAASQVMAYAVGPPLAFFVLARSGFDGFFTVAGLLAAGSLLLGWLIHHPRVSDPTARFRLSAVLEKRVLWMSLMGLFIALGYSGLVTFATLYAGQVGVSNAGPFFTLYALSVLAVRPLVGKLFDRHGPSLPVLAGLAGMMAGFVLLTCWRSPLGFHLSAVLYGLAYGACFPSIQAMAVGVVEPERRGAAGATLFAIFDVGMTIGPYANGLLADTRGGYPLVFLTGAAVLVVAVLLYLTRVRAEYEAQRR